Proteins encoded within one genomic window of Eurosta solidaginis isolate ZX-2024a chromosome 1, ASM4086904v1, whole genome shotgun sequence:
- the Nepl15 gene encoding neprilysin-4 — MGTRSHFQALLAACALLLTFTATRQSPLAQNYSSGILRMAKAAQMRAYMDPETDCCDDFYQFACGRWQKLQRTSLKKPKTAYLDQLEDLYVRKCGDMLQSGREMDNSADRKLTYFFESCRNDADIQKIGFEPIWHVVDFRGGWPIITSHSWYEYEYDWLKVVAELRRRLGVDILIGLEVVEDYEEADMNRLKVGAPKLPLGTKEHYLEDRYDDERDEYRENIEEKLYKYFPNMGEKWSTEVAKQVLDIEKNLAKGLPEYQKLTMPQMTRQRFVSELKSAYGNYVDLNRYLTIVLNQTIYSKVYETPDEYMPNLVEVVRDTPKLHIANYTMWRVLEHLDFAGEINHADNDMWCVRKIISYFPAQLQSMFNRNFNSVIMVNELQSTWADIKRSFHDELTSEQLAWISEKTRQHGIQKLEKIRLKLIAYDDVELADQLSDIDIYPGQYYKNLINILEWQSKHKLQALFSKPQPTQSEVRLPRYNHISNNIEIPVTFLQSRFFWDAEYPHALRYATHGFLLAHEMLRAFDASGRRYDQNGYQRSWWDASSTEAYDERAKCFVKNHYSKFNYRDHNLFSAQAEQESILDSGSLAIAQRAYQQWWENVADREDLLSKETLPLLYHTPQHLFYIGFAQLWCADYHDSIEKFDELPEPLRVNDALAHSGEFAREMKCKLGSRMHPERKCVLF, encoded by the coding sequence ATGGGTACTCGCTCACATTTTCAAGCGCTATTGGCAGCATGTGCATTACTGTTAACTTTCACTGCAACGCGGCAAAGTCCACTTGCGCAAAATTACAGCAGCGGCATTTTGCGTATGGCGAAAGCTGCACAAATGCGCGCCTATATGGACCCTGAGACGGACTGCTGTGACGATTTTTATCAATTTGCATGCGGTAGATGGCAAAAATTGCAAAGAACATCATTGAAAAAGCCAAAGACTGCATATCTCGATCAATTGGAGGATCTATATGTGCGCAAGTGTGGTGATATGCTGCAAAGTGGACGTGAAATGGATAACTCCGCCGATCGTAAACTTACATATTTTTTTGAATCCTGTCGTAATGATGCCGATATACAAAAAATTGGTTTTGAACCAATCTGGCATGTGGTAGATTTTCGAGGCGGTTGGCCGATTATTACGTCACACAGTTGGTATGAGTATGAATATGATTGGTTGAAGGTTGTTGCTGAACTGCGACGTCGTTTGGGTGTAGACATTTTAATTGGCTTAGAAGTTGTTGAAGATTACGAAGAGGCGGACATGAATCGATTAAAAGTGGGAGCACCGAAATTACCTTTAGGCACAAAGGAACATTATTTGGAAGATCGTTATGATGATGAACGTGATGAATACAGAGAAAATATAGAAGAAAaattgtacaaatattttccGAATATGGGTGAAAAGTGGTCCACAGAAGTAGCTAAGCAAGTGCTCGATATCGAAAAGAATTTGGCTAAAGGTTTGCCAGAATATCAGAAATTAACAATGCCACAAATGACACGACAACGTTTTGTCAGCGAACTTAAGTCAGCTTATGGCAATTATGTTGACCTAAACCGTTATTTAACAATTGTGCTTAATCAGACAATTTATTCAAAAGTATACGAAACCCCCGATGAATATATGCCAAATTTAGTTGAAGTGGTGCGAGACACACCCAAATTACACATCGCAAATTATACAATGTGGCGTGTGCTTGAACATCTCGATTTTGCTGGTGAGATCAATCACGCTGATAACGATATGTGGTGCGTACGTAAAATAATATCATACTTTCCAGCGCAATTGCAAAGTATGTTCAATCGCAATTTCAACAGCGTTATAATGGTTAATGAGCTACAATCTACATGGGCAGATATAAAACGTTCATTCCATGATGAACTTACATCGGAACAACTCGCATGGATTTCGGAGAAAACACGTCAACATGGCATTCAAAAATTAGAGAAAATACGTCTTAAACTCATTGCATATGACGATGTTGAGCTTGCAGATCAACTCAGTGATATAGATATATATCCAGGTCAATATTACAAAAACTTGATCAACATACTCGAATGGCAAAGTAAACATAAACTTCAAGCGCTATTTTCAAAACCACAACCCACACAATCAGAAGTTCGTCTACCACGCTATAATCACATTAGTAATAACATCGAAATACCAGTTACATTTTTACAATCGCGTTTCTTTTGGGATGCGGAATATCCACATGCTTTGCGCTATGCTACACACGGATTTCTATTAGCACATGAAATGTTACGCGCATTCGATGCGTCTGGACGTCGTTATGATCAAAATGGCTATCAGCGTTCTTGGTGGGATGCATCCTCGACAGAGGCATATGACGAACGTGCaaagtgttttgttaaaaatcATTATAGCAAGTTCAACTATCGCGATCATAATCTTTTTAGCGCACAAGCAGAACAAGAAAGCATTTTAGATAGCGGCTCATTAGCGATTGCTCAACGTGCCTATCAGCAGTGGTGGGAAAATGTGGCTGATCGTGAAGATTTGCTTAGCAAAGAAACATTACCATTACTTTATCATACACCACAACATTTATTCTATATTGGTTTTGCACAGCTGTGGTGTGCAGATTATCATGATTCGATAGAGAAATTTGATGAGTTACCAGAACCACTACGCGTAAATGATGCATTAGCTCACAGTGGAGAATTTGCACGTGAAATGAAATGCAAGCTGGGCAGTAGAATGCATCCAGAGAGGAAATGTGTACTattctaa